TGAAATGGTTCAAACCATGTTGGATGAAGACAGTGAAATCGTCACAATTATCGTTGGTGAAGACGGTGATATGACAGAAGCTGAAGCCATTAGTGATGCCATCATGGCCCAAGACGATGAATTGGAAGTTGAAATTCACGAAGGGGACCAACCTGTTTATCCATACTTAATTTCAGTTGAATAATTAATCAAATAAAACAGGAATGGGGCTATTAAAAATACCTGATTCCTGTTTTTTAGTAGAAGTGCGCATTAAAGAAGTGTGTTTGAAACGTTTTGACTCTGAGCATTAACTTAATTTGGCGAATTGGCGATGCAATCGCTGATTTGACAAATGTTGTTAAGCGCAAGCGTCAGTTTCAAAAAGCACGTTCAAATCATCAAAAAAGGAGGTGCTGTCAGTGTTAAGTTTAACGGATTCTGTGACTGTTTTAACGGGTGTTGGCCCGAAGCGTTTGACAGCCCTCAATCAATTAGGAATCGCAACAATCAGTGATTTATTGTATTATTTTCCATTTCGCTATGAGGACTTGAAGGTCAAGGATCTCTCAGAAGCGGTCGATCAGGAAAAGGTGACCTTAAAAGGAACGGTTGTCGCTGATCCAGTCGTCAGTCGTTGGGGGCCGGGGAAGACCCGCTTAAACGTTCGGTTATTGATTAATCACGATGTCATTATGGTGACCTTTTTCAATCAACCTTACTTGAAGGATAAATTTGAAGCGGGCGTGGATATTGCTGTTTATGGTAAATGGGACGCTAGACGGAATAGTTTAACCGGGATGAAGGTTTTAGCGGTTCAATCGGCGGATAATCCTTCTTTTGCGGCGATTTATTCCACCAATAAAAATGTGCGTCAAGGCACGCTCGTGAAATTAATCCGCGAAGCATTTGATAATTATCGCAATGTCATTCCGGATTTGATTCCGGCTGACATCCGCGAGCGGTATAAATTAGTTTCTGAAGTAGAGCTGATTGCCGGAATGCATTTTCCGGAAAGCTATCCAGAAGCCAAACAGGCGCGCCGGACTGCAATTTTCCACGAATTTTTCTTGTACCAACTGCAATTGCAGGCGATTAAACAAGCAGACCGCCACGTTGAAAATGGTTTAGCGCTACCTTACCAAAACGCAGCGCTTAAAGAATTTATTAAGACGTTACCGTTTGATTTAACGGATGCTCAAAAACGAGTGGTCAACGAGATTTGTTTGGACCTTAAGGCACCGGCGCATATGAACCGCCTTTTACAAGGGGATGTTGGGTCTGGGAAGACGATTGTCGCGGCGATTGCGATGTTTGCGGCGGTGACGGCCGGGTTCCAAGCGGCCTTAATGGTCCCGACCGAAATTTTGGCGGAACAACATTATCAGAGCCTGCAAAAGCTCTATGCACCAATGAATGTGACGGTTGGTTTATTGACCGGTTCGACAACGGCCAAGGAGCGGCGGACATTGTTGGCGGATATTGAATCTGGGCGGATCAATATCATTGTCGGCACGCACGCACTTATTCAAGATGCCGTCGTTTACCACAAGTTAGGTTTTGCCGTCATTGATGAGCAACATCGGTTTGGGGTTAATCAACGGCGTGTATTGCGTGAGAAAGGTTTACAGCCCGATATGCTGGCAATGACAGCGACACCGATTCCGCGGACCTTGGCAATTACCGCCTATGGCGAAATGGATGTTTCGACTATCGATGAATTGCCTAAAGGGCGGATTCCGATTGAAACCAGTTGGGTGCGGAGTAACCAAGTTGAACAAGCACTCTCGTTTGTCCAAAAACAATTAGCAGACAACTCGCAAGTTTTTGCGATTACGCCGTTAATTGCGGAATCGGAACAAATGGATCTCAAAAATGCGGAAGAAATCTACGCAACTTTGGCGGACCGGTTTGAGCCACAGTACCATGTGGCGCTATTACACGGTAAGTTGAAGGATGACGAGAAAAATCGGATTATGACGGCTTTTTCAAATAATGAGATTCAACTACTGGTTTCAACGACCGTTGTTGAAGTCGGGGTCGATGTGCCTAATGCGACCGTGATGATGATCTTTGATGCTGACCGGTTTGGCTTAGCCCAACTCCATCAATTGCGTGGCCGGGTTGGCCGGGGCAAGAAAAAGGCCTATTGTCTATTGATTGCTGATCCTAAGAATCAACAAGGTGTGGACCGAATGACGATTATGACCGAAACGACCAACGGTTTTGTCGTCGCGCAAAAGGATTTGGAGTTGCGAGGTCCCGGTGAGGTCTTTGGTGATCGCCAATCAGGATTACCAGTTTTCAAGGTTGGTGATCCAGTGGCTGATTTTGCCAGTTTACAGGTCGCCCAACAAGAAGTTCAAAAAATATTTACGGTTGATCCTACTTTTAGCCAACCGTTGTATGCGCCTTTAAAAGCGTACCTCGCACAGCAAAAACAAAACTATCAAACATTAGATTAATGAAAGAAGAGGAAGTAGCATGAAAGTAGCAGTTGATGCAATGGGCGGCGATTTCGCGCCTCAATCAGTAATTGAAGGGGTTTTACAAGCGCGTTCAGAATTTACGGACTTAGATTTTATTCTATACGGTGATCAAGCACAGATTGAACCCTTAATCGATGATATGACGCGGTTAACAATTGTGCATACCACAGAAAAGATTGCGAGTGATGATGAACCAGTCCGCGCTATTCGCCGTAAGAAGCAGGCCTCAATGGTTTTAGCGGCTCAAGCAGTTAAAGATGGCCAAGCAGATGCACTCTTCTCATTAGGGAATACAGGGGCCTTATTAGCAGCCGGTTTATTTATTATTGGTCGAGTAAAAGGGATTGATCGCCCAGGCTTAATGCCAACCTTACCATCGATTAATTCTGATGAAGGGTTCAATATGTTAGATGTGGGGGCCAATGCTGAAGCTAAGCCAGAACACTTGCATCAATACGGGTTAATGGGTAATTTCTATGCTAAAGACGTTCGGGGCATCGAAAATCCGCGAATTGCTTTGTTAAACAATGGGACAGAAGCGACTAAGGGTGACGAATTGCATAAGGCAACGTACCAACTTTTAGCGGATGATCCAGATTTGAACTTTGTCGGGAACGTTGAAGCTAACGATTTGTTAAAAGGTGTTGCCGATGTTGTTGTGACAGATGGTTTTACCGGGAATGCCACGTTAAAAGCAATCGAAGGCACTGCTACAATCGTTATGTCGCAAGTGAAACACGCCATTATGGATGCTGGGATTAAAGAAAAAATTGGTGGGCTATTATTAAAAGGGAGCGTCGGTGGTATCAAGGAAAAATTTGATACCTCAGTTTATGGCGGAGCCGTTTTACTTGGTTTGAAAGCACCGGTTATCAAGGCACACGGGGCTGCCGATGCACGTACGGTTTACTATACGGTTAAACAAATCCATGCGATGTTGGCCAATCAAACCGTTCAAAAAGTCATCGATTATTTCAGTAATCAAGCAACACAAAAGAATTCTGATTAATAGCTAGACAATGTCTTTCAAAGGCGTTACAATGACTTTCACAGGCATAAAAATCGTTTGCTTGAAAGAAACGTAGAAGTTATGTATAATCACTGGATACCCAAAATAATTAGGTGCGAAAGTGTTTCAATTTGGAGGTTTTTAACATGAGTGAACAAGAAATCTTTGATAAGATTGCAGCAATTATTGCTGACCGATTTGAATTGACCCAAGACCAGGTCACAAATGAATTGAATTTTAAGGCAGATCTTGATGCTGATTCAATTGATATTGTTGAGTTCGTCTTAGAATTGGAAGACACATTTGGTGCCGAGATTCCAGATGAAGAAGCTGAAAAAATCGCAACAGTGGCTGATGCCGTTGCATACATTAAAGCGAAGACCAAATAAAGTAGTCAATTGGACCGTGATAATTCACGGTCTATTTTTTTGAGAGTGTACTAGCAGTCGGGTATATCCTGCGGATTAACAAAGAGTGGCAAATGATTGCACAGTAATCGTTTGCCGGGCGACGTTAACCACAAGGATATGATTAATAGCACACGTTTAGTATAGGAAGGTTAGCTAAAAGTCACTTTTAGCTAACCTTCCTATTTTTTTATCCAAAATAAGACGGATAACTTTTCGAAGTTTCAAAAGAGCGCTATGATTAAAGGCGTGAATCCTTTAGGCGTTAAAAACGGTGGATGTAAAATGAGTATTTTCACATAATAACCGTTATAATTTATGAGAGATTCTAATTTTAGAATCACGAACGTTGCTAACTCAATGAAATTAAATTAGAATATTTTAATCTTTATTATTTACTTTTCATTTTCAATCAGGTATGATTATTTTTAACAACTGAAGGGAGTGTCCACATGAGACGAGAAAAGGGTTTAGTATTAGGTGTAACGACGGTGGCGATAACATTATTATTGGCAGCGTGTGGTTCCTCAGGTAGCAAGAATGCAAGTTCAACAGATACGGTTAGTTTTTCAACAACCGATGTGATTTCAACAATGGATCCTGCATTGAACACCGACGTGATTGGGGCGCAGGCGTTAACGGACACGATGGAAGGTCTTTACCGTTATGAAGGGAAGACCATTAAACCAGCGATTGCGACGAAAGTGGTTAAACCAACGAATAATGGCTTAACATATACTTTCCCATTACGTAAAGACGCGAAATGGAGTAACGGCAAGGCTGTGACAGCGGAAGATTTCGTCTATGCATGGCGCCGAGTTGTTGATCCCAAGGTTGGCTCACAATATGCTTACATTTATGAAGGCATTGAAAATGCAGCCGCCATTACTTCAGGTAAACAACCCGTTAGTTCATTAGGGGTAGTTGCTAAGGATAAACATACATTACAAGTTACTTTAGAAAAACCAATTCCATACTTCAGTCAATTAATGACCAGTTCGACATTCTTCCCAGTCTATCCAGATGCTGTTAAGAAAGCGGGTAAGAGTTACGGGACAAATGCTAAGACATTAGTCTTCAACGGCCCTTACAAGTTATCTGGTTGGAACGGCCCAGATAGTGCTTGGAAAGAAGTTAAAAATACTAACTACTGGAACGCTAAAGCGGTTAAAGTGAAAACTTTGAAATACCAAGTGGTTAAAGATCCTTCAACTGCTTTGAACTTATTCCAAAGTAATAAGCTTGATCGCACAAATATCAGTGGCGATACTGCTAAACAAATGAAGAATGATTCTCATTATTCAACCCAACAACAAGCTGCTACATTCTATATGCAAGTTAACCAAGCTAAGAACCCAATCTTCAAGAATGCCAAGATCAGACAGGCAATCTCAATGACGATTAACCGTAAAGAGTTGGTTAACCAAGTGTTAGGTGACGGTTCTGCACCAGTAGCTTCATTAACGCCAAAAGGGATGAGTTTTGACCCAACGACTAAAAAAGATTTCACGAGTGAATTAAGCGCTGAGGGTAAAAAACATGCAACATATAATCCTAAAGAAGCAACGAAGCTTTGGAAGGAAGGCTTAGCTGAAACCGGTCAAACGGGTAAGACGTTTAACTACACATTATTAGGTGATGATACGGATACTGCTAAGAAACAAGCAGAATATCTTCAAGATACGCTTGAAAAGAACTTACCTGGTTTGAAGGTGACACTTGCCAACGTACCATTTAAGACACGTTTAACACGTTCGGATAACGGTGATTTCGACATGGTTGTCAGTGCTTGGAATGCTGATTTCCCAGACCCAATTACATTCTTAGACTTATTCGTGACTGGTGGTGACAATAATAACGGTAAGTGGAGTAATCCTGAATTCGATGCTCAAATCAAAGCAAGTAAAACAGAAAATGCCAATAACGATAAAGCAAGATGGCAAAATCTCATCAAAGCCCAAGATATTATGAATAAAGAATCTGGTGTCATTCCATTGTATCAATCAGGACGTGCGTACCTCACTAACTCAAGCGTCAAAGGGTTAGATTACGGTCCTTCTGGAAGTTACAATAATGTCTCACTTTATTTAAAAAAATAAACTGACTTTATAAAAGATGGGTTTCGGCGTTGAAAAACAATGAAGCCCGTTTTTGTTAGGAGCGAACTTATGAGTAAATATTTGATTAAACGGATTTTTTACCTAGTATTAACGCTATTCATTGTCGCTTCTGTGACGTTCTTCATGATGAAACTGATGCCTGGGACGCCATATACGAATCAACAAAAGATGAGCGCTGATCAATTAAGAATTATGAACGAACAATACGGTTTGAATAAGCCGCTGTTCCAACAATATATTATTTATCTAGGTGGTTTGTTGCACGGTGATTTTGGGACGTCTTTCCAATTTAATAATCAACCGGTTGCCAACCTCATCATGACGCGTTTAGGACCCTCACTTCAAATCGGGGCCCAAGCCATGCTTTTAGGGTCCGTTTTAGGAGTCTTATTAGGGGCAGTCGCGGCAATTCGCAAGAATACTTGGGTGGATGGCGTGGCGACGTTCTTTTCAATCTTGGGGATTTCAATTCCCAACTTCGTCTTAGCCGTTTTACTCCAATTCTTCTTAGCCTTCAAATTACAAATGTTCCCAATCGCCTTATGGGATGGTTGGTCATCTAGTATCCTACCATCGTTAGCGCTAGCAGTAGCGCCATTAGCTAATACAGCCCGCTTCATGCGGACTGAAATGGTCGATGTCTTAAGTAGTGATTACATCGAATTGGCTAAGGCCAAGGGGAACTCTAAATGGCAAACGGTTGCCAAACATGCGCTTCGTAATTCGATGATTCCGGTTGTGACAATCATCGGCCCAATGGCGGTCAACTTAATGACTGGTTCATTGGTTGTTGAAAATATCTTCTCAATTCCCGGTATTGGGGAACAATTTGTTAAATCAATCATGACCAATGATTATCCAACCATCATGGGCTTGACGATTTTCTACTCATTCTTATTAACCGTTATTATTTTAGTCGTTGATATTTTATACGGGATTATCGATCCGCGTATTCGATTGAGCGACGGTCAGGGGGCACGTTAAATGGCAGATGCGAAGCTAACAGCAGGATCTTTTAAACCACTTAATCAAGATACACATGAAGAACAAGAAAAAATTAGTGCACCCTCATTAACGTTTATGCAAGACGCAATTCGGCGCTTGAAGCAAAATAAGGTGGCGGTGGTCTCATTATTCGTACTGTTGATCATCATTGTCGCAGCCGCGTTGGCGCCCGTAATTGCACCACACAATCCCAATACGCAAAATGTGGCGTATGCCAACCTCCCCCCTAAAATTGGTGACGGTCAAATCCCAGGCTTTAAAGGTGAGATGGATGTTTCCGGCGTTAAAGTTGATAAATATCAACAAGCTGGTGTGCCTAAAGGCAAGTATTTCATTTTAGGGACTGATTACCTCGGCCGGGATTTATTCTCACGAATTCTTTATGGGACCCGTTTATCCTTATTAATCGGGGTCCTAGCGACGCTCGTTGATTTGTTGATCGGGATTCCATACGGGATTATTTCCGGTTGGCGGGGCGGTCGGATTGATACGTTCATGCAACGGTTTATTGAAATTATCTCATCAATTCCCAACTTAATTGTTGTGGTGCTGATGATGTTAATTCTACGACCAGGACTTTTATCAATCGTCATTGCGATCGGTTTTACTGGCTGGATTACGATGGCCCGCCTGATTCGGGCGCAGACCTTCCAACTAAAGGAGCAAGAATTTGTGCTCGCTGCTAGAACGTTAGGGGAGACACCGTTCAAGATTGCGATGAAACATTTAGTACCTAACTTATCATCAACGATTATTATTCAAACGATGTTTACCATTCCGAGTGCGATCTTCTTCGAAGCATTCTTAAGTTTTATTGGGATTGGGATTCCTGCACCTAACGCATCGCTAGGGACTTTATTATCTGATGGGCAAAAAGCCTTCCGGTTCTTACCCTATCAAATGTGGTACCCAGCAGCCGTCTTATGTGTCATCATGATTGCCGTCAACTTACTAGCAGACGGACTAAGAGACGCATTTGATCCAAAATCATAAAGTGTGTCAAAAGCGATTATATTCTGAGGATCAGCATAGCAAGACGAATGATTGCTGCAAGCAATCGTTTGACTTGTGTCGCTAACCGCAGGAATATGCTTTTGAAAGCACGTTTCAAAAAGAGTGTGTCATTAACGATAGCTTTTGAGCATTTGTATAGAGTTGTGAATGAGCGACATAGTCGGTTGTTTACAATTCGTAGCAAAGCGCAGAAAGCTGTTAATGAAAGCACGTTTCAAAAAAAGTGCGTTGGGAATGGTTTGACTTTGAGCATTAACTTAGTGTTGTGAATAATCGGTATAACCGATTGTTTGCAATAGGTCGTTAAGGACAGAAGTCAGTTCCAAAAAGCACGTTTCAAATTACGAAAAAAGACCGTTCGCGGTCTCATAGTTGGAGGTCGTCAAATGGCAAATATTTTAGAAGTTAATCATTTAAGCATTGATTTTAAGACCTATGCAGGTGACGTCCATGCAATTCGGGATGTTAGTTTTAACCTTAAAAAAGGGGAAACGCTAGCCATTGTTGGTGAATCTGGTTCAGGTAAATCGGTAACCGTGCGTAGCGTTATGGGGTTGCTGGCCAGTAACGCCCACGTTAAAGCTGGGACCGTCATGTATCATGGCGATGATTTATTGAAAAAACCCGAACGTGAAATGGATGCGATTCGCGGGAGCGACATCTCGATGATCTTCCAAGATCCGATGACCTCGCTTGATCCAACCATGACAATCGGCAAACAAGTGGCAGAACCTTTATTGGTTCACAAAACGATGAACAAAGAAGATGCGATGAAACGGGCGCAAACCGTGTTAGAATTAGTCGGCATTCCGAACGCCAAAGAACGGATGAAAGATTATCCGCACCAATTTTCTGGTGGGCAGCGGCAACGGATTGTAATCGCAATTGCGATTGTTGATTATCCACAAATCTTGATTGCAGATGAACCAACAACTGCCTTAGATGTAACGGTGCAAGCGCAAATCATCGACTTGATGAAGGAACTACAACGTAAAATCGAAACGTCAATCATCTTTATCACCCATGATTTAGGCGTGGTGGCCGGGATTGCGGATCGAGTCGCGGTGATGTATGCCGGCAAGATTATCGAATACGGTTTGGTGGACGAAGTCTTTTATGAACCCAAACACCCATATACTTGGGGCTTATTAAATTCGATGCCCACACTCGAAACGGCGGGCAAGTTAGAGGCGATTCCGGGGACACCGCCAGATTTGTTGGACCCACCTAAAGGGGATGCTTTTGCCCCTCGGAATCCGTACGCACTGCAAATCGATGTGGAAGAAGAACCGCCATTCTTTGAAGTTTCCAAAACGCATTTTGCGGCAACTTGGTTATTGCATCCAGATGCACCAGCGGTTGAACCACCCGCAGCAATCCAAGCTTTGATGAAAAAACATAACGTGCTTTAAATTATAAATAAGAAAGTAGGCCTGTCAGATGGATCAACAGCAACGTAAAGTCTTAGTTGAAGTCAAACATTTAAAACAATACTTTAATCCGGGCAAAAAATCCGAAGTGAAGGCCATCGATGATATTTCCTTCGAGATTTACGAAGGTGAAACATTCGGGTTAGTTGGCGAGTCTGGTTCGGGTAAAAGTACGACTGGGCGCAGTATTATCCGGCTTTACAGCCCAACTAGTGGTGAAATTAATTTTGATGGGCAAGATATCAGTAAAATCAAGGAACACAGTCGCCAGATGAAGGAATTCCGCAAAGAAATTCAAATGATTTTCCAAGATCCATACGCGTCACTTAATCCGCGGATGAAGGTCAAAGATATCATTGCTGAAGGGTTGCATATTCATCATTTGGTCAAAAATGAAGCCGAAAGTGATGCGCGCGTCAATGAATTGCTCGATTTAGTCGGACTCAATAAGGATCACGCGACACGTTACCCACATGAATTCTCTGGTGGGCAACGGCAACGGATTGGAATTGCCCGCGCTTTAGCCGTTAAACCCAAATTCATCATTGCTGACGAACCCATCTCAGCTTTGGATGTGTCAATT
This DNA window, taken from Latilactobacillus sakei, encodes the following:
- a CDS encoding DNA helicase RecG; the protein is MLSVLSLTDSVTVLTGVGPKRLTALNQLGIATISDLLYYFPFRYEDLKVKDLSEAVDQEKVTLKGTVVADPVVSRWGPGKTRLNVRLLINHDVIMVTFFNQPYLKDKFEAGVDIAVYGKWDARRNSLTGMKVLAVQSADNPSFAAIYSTNKNVRQGTLVKLIREAFDNYRNVIPDLIPADIRERYKLVSEVELIAGMHFPESYPEAKQARRTAIFHEFFLYQLQLQAIKQADRHVENGLALPYQNAALKEFIKTLPFDLTDAQKRVVNEICLDLKAPAHMNRLLQGDVGSGKTIVAAIAMFAAVTAGFQAALMVPTEILAEQHYQSLQKLYAPMNVTVGLLTGSTTAKERRTLLADIESGRINIIVGTHALIQDAVVYHKLGFAVIDEQHRFGVNQRRVLREKGLQPDMLAMTATPIPRTLAITAYGEMDVSTIDELPKGRIPIETSWVRSNQVEQALSFVQKQLADNSQVFAITPLIAESEQMDLKNAEEIYATLADRFEPQYHVALLHGKLKDDEKNRIMTAFSNNEIQLLVSTTVVEVGVDVPNATVMMIFDADRFGLAQLHQLRGRVGRGKKKAYCLLIADPKNQQGVDRMTIMTETTNGFVVAQKDLELRGPGEVFGDRQSGLPVFKVGDPVADFASLQVAQQEVQKIFTVDPTFSQPLYAPLKAYLAQQKQNYQTLD
- a CDS encoding phosphate acyltransferase PlsX; the protein is MKVAVDAMGGDFAPQSVIEGVLQARSEFTDLDFILYGDQAQIEPLIDDMTRLTIVHTTEKIASDDEPVRAIRRKKQASMVLAAQAVKDGQADALFSLGNTGALLAAGLFIIGRVKGIDRPGLMPTLPSINSDEGFNMLDVGANAEAKPEHLHQYGLMGNFYAKDVRGIENPRIALLNNGTEATKGDELHKATYQLLADDPDLNFVGNVEANDLLKGVADVVVTDGFTGNATLKAIEGTATIVMSQVKHAIMDAGIKEKIGGLLLKGSVGGIKEKFDTSVYGGAVLLGLKAPVIKAHGAADARTVYYTVKQIHAMLANQTVQKVIDYFSNQATQKNSD
- the acpP gene encoding acyl carrier protein; this encodes MSEQEIFDKIAAIIADRFELTQDQVTNELNFKADLDADSIDIVEFVLELEDTFGAEIPDEEAEKIATVADAVAYIKAKTK
- a CDS encoding peptide ABC transporter substrate-binding protein; the encoded protein is MRREKGLVLGVTTVAITLLLAACGSSGSKNASSTDTVSFSTTDVISTMDPALNTDVIGAQALTDTMEGLYRYEGKTIKPAIATKVVKPTNNGLTYTFPLRKDAKWSNGKAVTAEDFVYAWRRVVDPKVGSQYAYIYEGIENAAAITSGKQPVSSLGVVAKDKHTLQVTLEKPIPYFSQLMTSSTFFPVYPDAVKKAGKSYGTNAKTLVFNGPYKLSGWNGPDSAWKEVKNTNYWNAKAVKVKTLKYQVVKDPSTALNLFQSNKLDRTNISGDTAKQMKNDSHYSTQQQAATFYMQVNQAKNPIFKNAKIRQAISMTINRKELVNQVLGDGSAPVASLTPKGMSFDPTTKKDFTSELSAEGKKHATYNPKEATKLWKEGLAETGQTGKTFNYTLLGDDTDTAKKQAEYLQDTLEKNLPGLKVTLANVPFKTRLTRSDNGDFDMVVSAWNADFPDPITFLDLFVTGGDNNNGKWSNPEFDAQIKASKTENANNDKARWQNLIKAQDIMNKESGVIPLYQSGRAYLTNSSVKGLDYGPSGSYNNVSLYLKK
- a CDS encoding ABC transporter permease; protein product: MSKYLIKRIFYLVLTLFIVASVTFFMMKLMPGTPYTNQQKMSADQLRIMNEQYGLNKPLFQQYIIYLGGLLHGDFGTSFQFNNQPVANLIMTRLGPSLQIGAQAMLLGSVLGVLLGAVAAIRKNTWVDGVATFFSILGISIPNFVLAVLLQFFLAFKLQMFPIALWDGWSSSILPSLALAVAPLANTARFMRTEMVDVLSSDYIELAKAKGNSKWQTVAKHALRNSMIPVVTIIGPMAVNLMTGSLVVENIFSIPGIGEQFVKSIMTNDYPTIMGLTIFYSFLLTVIILVVDILYGIIDPRIRLSDGQGAR
- a CDS encoding ABC transporter permease, producing MADAKLTAGSFKPLNQDTHEEQEKISAPSLTFMQDAIRRLKQNKVAVVSLFVLLIIIVAAALAPVIAPHNPNTQNVAYANLPPKIGDGQIPGFKGEMDVSGVKVDKYQQAGVPKGKYFILGTDYLGRDLFSRILYGTRLSLLIGVLATLVDLLIGIPYGIISGWRGGRIDTFMQRFIEIISSIPNLIVVVLMMLILRPGLLSIVIAIGFTGWITMARLIRAQTFQLKEQEFVLAARTLGETPFKIAMKHLVPNLSSTIIIQTMFTIPSAIFFEAFLSFIGIGIPAPNASLGTLLSDGQKAFRFLPYQMWYPAAVLCVIMIAVNLLADGLRDAFDPKS
- a CDS encoding ABC transporter ATP-binding protein, with the translated sequence MANILEVNHLSIDFKTYAGDVHAIRDVSFNLKKGETLAIVGESGSGKSVTVRSVMGLLASNAHVKAGTVMYHGDDLLKKPEREMDAIRGSDISMIFQDPMTSLDPTMTIGKQVAEPLLVHKTMNKEDAMKRAQTVLELVGIPNAKERMKDYPHQFSGGQRQRIVIAIAIVDYPQILIADEPTTALDVTVQAQIIDLMKELQRKIETSIIFITHDLGVVAGIADRVAVMYAGKIIEYGLVDEVFYEPKHPYTWGLLNSMPTLETAGKLEAIPGTPPDLLDPPKGDAFAPRNPYALQIDVEEEPPFFEVSKTHFAATWLLHPDAPAVEPPAAIQALMKKHNVL
- a CDS encoding ABC transporter ATP-binding protein — translated: MDQQQRKVLVEVKHLKQYFNPGKKSEVKAIDDISFEIYEGETFGLVGESGSGKSTTGRSIIRLYSPTSGEINFDGQDISKIKEHSRQMKEFRKEIQMIFQDPYASLNPRMKVKDIIAEGLHIHHLVKNEAESDARVNELLDLVGLNKDHATRYPHEFSGGQRQRIGIARALAVKPKFIIADEPISALDVSIQAQVVNLLKEIQEQQNLTYLFIAHDLSMVKYISDRIAVMHNGKIMELAAADDIYDRPLHPYTQSLLSAVPLPDPKVERQRRRMPYDSSIESDDGDRQLREVAPEHYVYATEAEVAAYQSALATLVQQAN